In Chelonia mydas isolate rCheMyd1 chromosome 7, rCheMyd1.pri.v2, whole genome shotgun sequence, the sequence atctgctgtctcttgtcttatacttagattgtaagctcttcagggcagaggcagtctttttgttctttgtttgtacagcgcctagcgcaatggggtaagcactatggtaatacaaatgataaacagCAACAACtaaggagaatgttaaacagcatctGCTAGGGATAAAAGTTTTAAgatcagcaggcccagataacttgcacccaagaccCGTAGGAGAGTTGGCTGAGAAGATCTGACCAATTTTTAATAAAccttggaatactggggaaattccagaggactggaagagtgCAAGTGCTGTGCTAAtatgcaaaaagggcaagtgagATGACCCTGATAATTATAGGCAGAGTGAGCCTGATATAAGTGCTGGGCAAAACAACAAAGCTGATGTGGGATTCCATCAATAAAGAATTAGAAGacagaaatataattaatgccactcAATATTGTTTTATGGAAATAGGCCTTATCAAATAATTAACTCAGgtttgagattacaaatttggttgataatgattcagaaacatcaaaacacttcatttcagCTAGTTCAGCCTTAATCCGTGTCCTCCTGAGATGCTATTGAGCCTCAAACCTCCATCTGTAGTTCAGTCTCCCCAgatggactacatctcccatgatgcaccatggccatGTGCCACTGCAGTGGTTCAACCAATGGGAACACTACAGTGCAgcatgggagatatagtccagcTGGGGCATCTGACTCAAAGAAGAATGGGAGGCATGAAgcatccaaactacaactcccatgaggcactgcagaaGCTCAAGACAGACACAGATTTGGGTCAGTTTGacattaaatgaaacattttggtttggaaAACTAAATCATTTCTATTTGGCTTTGCCCAGCCTAATgggaaaagaaaatcaatttttttttttggcaaagttgaaatttttcccatggaaatttttgattttttttggtgggttcATCCAAAAACCATGTTGATAGAGCTGCTAGAAAAATTTCTACTAGCTGGCTCCTATTATttcagtgctttgcaaacatgaattatcttcacaactcccctgtgaggtaaggaaactgacccaaaatgaaacattaccTCCCCGGTGATGAAGTAATTCCCATTTTCCAAATAaggaatggaggcagagagagattatttgACCTACCCCGGGTCACACAAGGGATctctggaagagctgggaattgaactcacatctcctgagtcccaagctAGGGCCTTAATCACAAGAATTTGAAATGTACTAGGGACTGaatcaaaggccactgaagtcaacaggagtttgtccattgacttcaatgggctttaggtcAGGCCTTAAAAATGTGTGCCAATAATGTGATTCAGTGGAATCTGAGCAGAGAATTAGCTTTCCAAGCAATCCCGCCTTATCTGCAATCCTCTCTGTCCCCTGAATTGTCCAGGGTCTTACATTGGTCTGTCTCCTCTTGTTTAGATTGTTACGTCCTTTGGGCAGGAAATGGGTCTTAGCAGGCTGAGAGtttatggtgctatataaaaaacTTAGAACAAACTACACTCCAGCCTCATATTAAATATACAAAGACCAAACCCAGATTTCATAAACAATTTTAAGTTAATTGTACTATTGGCATGTACCAGCAAGTTGGATATGTCCTTTCAGGTTGCACTGATGAGAAAGGAGTGCTACATGAATTTAACTCCAAATGGAAAACGAAGGATTGCCAGAGCTGTAGCTGTCACAAGAAAATAATGCGCTGCTGCAGCCTGTGAgtataaaatatatgcacagtgATTTTTCCTGCAGGGTTCAGGCCACACGCTCAGATttctctgtggggaaaaaaatgcaaagcTGTCGTGGGTGACGTCGCAGCCAGTCTATCCCCTTGCAGTCCTGAGTGGCATTGCAGCAACTCTGCCTCAGGTTTCCCCCACCAGACAGCTGTTTGGCCCTGCAACAGTCCACCTCACCTCATCATGCCAGCCCTCCAGTCAGGTCACTTATAATCACATCCCTTCCAGGGTAATAAAGAGTCCCACAGGCTGAAAGTCCAGTGTCCCTATATAGGGTcatcagccccagccctgcaccctcttCCTCAGGGAGGctttatgtcaaggttccttccccactctgaactctagggtacagatgtggggacctgcatgaaacaccccctaagcttattcttaccagcttaggttaaaacttccccaaggtacaaacttttaccttttgtccttggaccttatgctgccaccaccaagtgtgttaaacaaagaacagggaaagagcccacttggagacgtcttcccccgaaaatatccccccaagctctacaccccctttcctggggaaggcttgataaaaatcctcaccaatttgcataggtgaacacagacccaaacccttggatcttaagaacaatgaaaaagcaatcaggttcttaaaagagaattttaattaaagtaaaagaatcacccccGTAAAATCacgatggtaaataccttacagagtaatcagattccaaacatagagaatccctctaggcaaaaccttaagttgcaaaaagacacaaaaacaggaatatacatcccattcagcacaacttattttatcagccatttaaacaaaagagaatctaacgcatatctaactagattgcttactaactctttacaggagttctgacctgcattcctgctctggtcccggcaaaagcatcacacacacaaacagaacctttgtttcccccaccctccagctttgaatgtaacttgtctcctcattggtcattttggtcaggtgccagcgaggttatcctagcttcgtaaccctttacgggtgaaagggttttgcctctggccaggagggattttatagttctgtatacagaaaggtggttacccttccctttatatttatgacactttaCTATCCCCATTTCTAGAGAACCCAGGCCCAGCCTTGTCTCTAGGGTTCCTGCCCAGGAACTCTGTGTTTAAGGAGCTAGGACCTGCTCCTTACAATCACTTGCTGCTTCCCTTGCTGTTGCCCTGCCTACTTCCTACCTGCTCCACCTGCCTACATCACTACGCTCTCCAgacccctctctgtctctctctggaagTCCAACTCCTGGTGCAGCATCTTGCCAGTCTGCTTGCTGAGAAGTCTCCTCTCCAGAGTTCCCAGCTTTTCTAGCAGCAACCCCTTGTCTTATCTGCTGCCTTCTTATTCCAGCTGTCCATGTCCCAGCAGTTAGCTGCAGCGGAGGAGGTAGCTAGCCTACTTGTTAAGCCCTTAGTGGCTATGGTAGGATGTGTTCTATACACTCCACTCAAATACCGCAAAGGCACAGCTCTCCTGAGAGAAATTTTTGCTGTTACATCGACTCAACAAGTCATTATactaaagaataaataaatgaaaagtggGTTTAAGCCACAACAATTTGGATTGAGAGTAAGATTTATAAACCCCCCCAAAATTTGAGGGGGATTCGGATCTCAGATTTGGGTTCAAAGATGGACCCCATGTACAAAATGTGCATCAATTGAGATTTCAAACACTCTGAGCATGaacagtccccctgctccaactaCTAGACTATCCTAATTTACTCATCTCACAGTAATTTACATCACAGTACTACTACACAGTAGTTGTAGCTGAGATAGAGAAGGCACTGCCATTCTAACTCCACACACCACCCATTTTTAACTGCCCACCTTTGAAATATGTTCCGTGTGAGTGTGCATGCGCATGTAATATTCTTTGCTTGGTCTCAGCCTAAAGGTAAAATTTAACCTGAAATAATTTGATCCAGAACTTTTTGAGTTATGGTCATAGAATtgtagaaatcatagaatcatagaagactagggttggaagagacctcaggaggtcacctagtccaactccctgctcaaagcaggaccaatcccagctaaatcatcccagccagggctttatcaagccgggccttaaaaacctctgtgcagagctagaagggaccttgagatagcacagagggctggacttgatgatgaggcagggccaagtaaagcTAGATCATCCCTGGcatgtgtttgtccaacctgttcttaacaacctccaatgatggggtttccacaacttcctttggaagcctattccagagcttaactatccatatagttagaaagctttttctaatacctaacctaaagctccctttctgcagattaaacccattatttcttgtcctacattcagtggacatggagaacaattgatcaatgtcctctttgtaacagcccttaaggtatctgaagactatcaggtcccccctcccccagccttcttttctcaagtctAGACacgcccagtttttttaacctttcctcataggtcaggtttcctaaaccttttatcattttttgttgctctcctctggactctctcctctgcactctctccaatttgcttATATCTTTTGTAAAATGTAgcaccaagaactggacacaatacttctgCGGAGGCCTCTCCAGTGCCGACTACAGAGGGACAGTTATCTTCGATgacttacatacaacactcctcttaatacagcccagaatattagccttttttccaatcacactggcggctcatattcaatttgtgatctaccataacccccagatctttttcaaccttactaccacctacccagttattccctattttgttaCTGTGCATTCAATTTTTCcttctaagtgtagtactttgcacttttctttattgaatttcatgttgttgattttggaccaattctctaatttgtcaaggtcttttTGAATTCCAAaattgtcctccaaagtgcttgcagccactcccagcttggtgtcatctgcaagttttataagcgtactctccactccattatctgagtcattaaagaaaatactgaCTAGTACCGGACaaaggactgacccctgtgggacctcaGTAGATATGCCCTCCCCAtttgacagcaaactattgatatctactctttgagtatggtctttcaaccagttgtgcacccaacttatagtaatttcatctagaccacatttccccagtttgcttatgagaatcacatgggactgtgtcaaaagcctcactaaaatgaaggtatatcacatctactgcttttccCCATCCCCTAGGCCAGTAACCCTTTCAAAGTAAAAAGTTCCAGTAGTCCATGTCTCACTGGGAGCTAATGAGGGTCCCCTAGAGATGCTTGTTTGTAGGAGAATCTGCTGTCAGAGAAGCTGTGAATGTTTTAAGGAGAAGTGTTTTTGCAGGTCACCTGTTTCAATACACCTTGGGGACACTCTTAATAACATATATGAGAATTTGGAGTGAGAAAAGCTCCTGAAATACACTTCtctaaatagaatcatagactttaaggtcagaagggaccattatgatcgtctagtctgacctcctgcacaacgcaggccacagaatctcacccacccactcctgtaacaaacccctaacttatgtctgagctattgaagtcctcaaatcgtggtttaaagacttcaaggtgcagagaatcctccctTTGAACCACTCGAAATGTCTAGTCACACCCAATATACATTTCCACACAGGGCATTTCTAAAAGCCCCTCTTAAATTCATTTCAGTGTGCTGACACATAGAGCTGCAGTTCTACCCCTAATAATAATAACCCCctattatgatttatttttaaattgatgatTAACCCTCACACAGTCCCAGTGAAGCTCAGTATGTATGTGTAACTAGCTCCCTTCCCCTGTTCAGTGGTGCATAGAAATTTGGCAGTGTTGATAGCAATGACGACTGCCTACCAACGTCCAAGGGAAGCACTGTAGGTGCTCCAAATGTCAGAACCTAACACTGGGTGGGTTTGCCCAGACATGACACTCGTACGCAGGGatcataaaataaaatggacTTTTGCTCTTGGTTTGCCAGAGAGATGATAAAAAGACAAAATGTCTATCAGAATGTAGAGCAGCTCAATTCGAGTTCCACTAAGCATCATGAAATAGCGTTAGGCTAGGACACATAGCACAATGACAATTCTAATAACTGCCACTTGCCAACAGTTAAAGCTTTTGGCCTGCACACAGGTACATGACAAtgtattaagggcctgattctccactccactACTTTAGCGTAAGTCCCCCCTGGCTTCAGTGAATTGACGCTGGCATAAACCCAGAGTAACCAAGTGGAGAGTCAGACCCCACATTTGCTGTCTCTCTGCAGTATCCTGACATATCTCACACACTTGTGTTTGCTTTGCCTTTCCCACTGACAGCGTTGCCACCCCTACTGACTACGATGAAGAGAAATGTGAAAGTATATTCTATGAGGAGACCTGTAGCTACGAAGTGGTGGAGAAGGCTGACCCCTCTAAGCTCTGTGAGGTCCATGGTCTCGTGGGTTAACAAACAACCCATTCAGAATCAAGACTGGCATCCAGGCAAATCTTTTTGGACCACAGTTGTTTTTAAGAATCCTTAAGCAATTCAGTGTGTGAGAATACCAGCCCTATATTTGATTCTAGGGTGTTTCTGTTACTATCTGCGGTGGCATAATCAAGCTATGAGCACAGGTCTTGTAAATTCTTTTCTGATGACCATTAGATTAAAATAAACTCTGATGCAGAATCAAAGGTCTGTCAGAGAATCTTCTTGATCTTTTCCCTCGCCATCACTGTTGCTGGAACCACTGGACGCACGTGGAGGAAGCACGCATGCTATAAAGGACTCTGAAAGAGCCTTTACTTTCTTTCCAGCAGGGAACTCAAGCTGCTGGAGGTTCATGAGTAATCAGGGGATATTTGATGGACAAGCTCGTCTTTCCCAAACCCTCCTTGAATGCATGGCCTGGTGTTGTCCAATGCCATAGCACCCTTTGTATCAGACTCAGCGAATGGTCTGTAAGTAGCAGCAGTCCATTACAATATCCAAAACACAGCACAATGCTGATGGAGGCCCCCcatgcctgctctcactttcatcTGGGTAAGTGTCCAGTAAGAGGACGTCATGCATCCAGGAGGCCAGGCACCGTAGATCAATTCAACAGTGCTGCAGCAGATGTGCGCAGATGCAGGATGAGGAGGCAGCAGAAGAGTGCGCACATCTGTGAGGATCAGTACGTCTGGTGGTTGTGCTTTGTGCCAGGAAACTGTTCAACACAGGCAGAGTGCTGCACACCAAGAGATCACACTGATCCTTGGTATGCCAGGAGGGCAGCCTCCATTTCTCGGCTGGTACAACAACTGAGTTTGCATCATGGCTCCAATCcggacacagtgagagacagagtGTTCCCAGCCCCCAGGGCCTCCAGCAGTGTCTGGCTGCCTGGGTGACTTTAGCCAGCAGAATGTGCTCATGGCACCTTCAGCAGCCCCAAGCAAAGCACTCTGTGGGGTTCCAGAAAATCACTCCATGCATGGTGTAGGCAGCTGTCCCTGTCCCAAGTGGTGGGCCATGGTCCTTCTGGGCTTAGGAAAGCCCCCATGTGGGTGGGTAAGGTGACTTGGAAAGTGTACTGACATGTCAAATCTGTCCCTAAGTACTAGAGACAAAAATACCTGGGATAGTAGGTAGATGCTAAATGAACAAGTCATGCACTGCCACAGCAGCAAGATGCCAAACCATTATCCTAACTGTACACCTAACTTAGACATCCTCCTGGAAACTGGAGGGGGGCATGTACATCTGCAAGTAGATGTTGGTGACGTTCTCCTGAACCCTGCTCTCAGAGCCggcctgcccccctgcagctAAAAGTTCAATGGTTTATTGGCAGGTGAGGTCACCtcatacacaactacaaaatggggaatacgCGGATAGGCAGTAGAACTGCAGAAAACGATCTGGGGGTTTtagcggatcacaaattgaacatcaatcaacagtgtgatgctgttgcaaaaaaggctaatctcattctggggtgtattaagagGACAGaggacacaggaggtaactgtcccactttATTTGGCATTgttgagacctcagctggagtactggggttttaggaaagatgtggataaactggagagagtccagagaagagcaacaaaaatgatgaacgggtttagaaaacatgacctatgagaaaagaactgggcatgcttagtctagagaagagaaagctgaggagggacctgacagtcttcaaatacattaaaggttgttataaagaggacagctcaattgttcttcatgtccactggaggtaggacaagaagtaatcggcTTAGTTAGCAGCAAGGGAGATgcgggttagatattaggaaaacctttctaaggctagttaagcactggaacaggttacccaGGGAGATTGTggcatctccatcattggaggtttttaagaacaggttagccatacatctgtcagggatggtctactaTACTTgctcctgtctcagcacagggagTGAGGATGGAGTAGacgatctcttgaggtcc encodes:
- the LOC102936917 gene encoding beta-microseminoprotein J1-like — encoded protein: MIIHCRQRCYSGWTCALEGKHSGIMMHMLGLLIVVFSVTLCDAQCWQKIIGYDAQGCTDEKGVLHEFNSKWKTKDCQSCSCHKKIMRCCSLVATPTDYDEEKCESIFYEETCSYEVVEKADPSKLCEVHGLVG